One Polynucleobacter sp. MG-5-Ahmo-C2 genomic window carries:
- a CDS encoding helix-turn-helix domain-containing protein: MTNKHPITECIETQLQSYLSDLKGTPPTDIYQMVLAVVEKPMLELVMQHAKQNQSLAAQYLGINRNTLHKKLVEHQLLK; the protein is encoded by the coding sequence ATGACCAATAAACACCCTATTACAGAATGCATTGAAACACAGTTACAAAGCTATTTGAGTGATCTCAAGGGTACGCCCCCGACTGATATCTACCAAATGGTTCTGGCTGTAGTTGAAAAGCCGATGCTAGAGCTCGTGATGCAGCATGCAAAACAAAACCAATCTTTGGCTGCGCAATACCTTGGCATCAACCGCAATACCTTACATAAAAAGCTCGTTGAACACCAGCTGCTGAAATAA
- the purH gene encoding bifunctional phosphoribosylaminoimidazolecarboxamide formyltransferase/IMP cyclohydrolase — protein sequence MIRTALLSVSDKNGIVPFAKALHEQGIQLISTGGTAKLLAENNLPVVEVSSLTKFPEMLDGRVKTLHPMVHGGLLARRDFPDHMAALKEHGIDTIDMLVINLYPFNETVANEACLFEDAVENIDIGGPAMLRAAAKNHQDVTVLISPDDYASVLAEMKANQNVVSYKTNLALAKKVFAHTAQYDGAIANYLSALGDDLDHKGRSAYPETLHLAFEKVQEMRYGENPHQSAAFYKDIHPVDGALANYKQLQGKELSYNNIADADSAWECVKSFTGNTGGAAACVIIKHANPCGVAVGATPLEAYQKAFKTDPSSAFGGIIAFNVPCDGITAEAISKQFVEVLIAPCFSDEAKAIFAVKHNVRLLEIPLGTAFNHFDFKRVGGGLLVQSPDAKNVLQNEMRVVSQRQPTPSELNDMMFAWRVAKFVKSNAIVYCANGMTLGIGAGQMSRVDSARIASIKAENAGLSLKGSAVASDAFFPFRDGLDVVVNGGASCAIQPGGSMRDDEIIAAANEHGIAMIFTGTRHFRH from the coding sequence ATGATCCGTACAGCCCTCCTTTCCGTTTCTGATAAAAATGGCATCGTGCCTTTTGCTAAAGCTCTCCATGAGCAGGGCATTCAGTTAATTTCTACCGGCGGAACAGCAAAACTGTTGGCTGAAAATAATCTGCCAGTAGTAGAGGTATCTTCTTTGACTAAGTTTCCGGAGATGTTGGATGGACGCGTTAAGACGCTGCACCCAATGGTGCATGGTGGACTACTGGCACGCAGAGACTTTCCTGATCACATGGCAGCCCTTAAAGAGCACGGTATCGATACCATTGATATGTTGGTCATTAATCTGTACCCATTCAATGAAACTGTTGCCAACGAAGCATGTTTATTTGAAGATGCAGTAGAAAACATTGATATCGGTGGACCAGCCATGTTGCGTGCTGCAGCAAAAAATCATCAAGATGTAACCGTCCTAATCTCTCCTGATGATTACGCTTCCGTCTTGGCTGAGATGAAAGCCAATCAGAATGTGGTTTCTTATAAAACGAATTTAGCTTTAGCCAAGAAAGTATTTGCACACACCGCACAATACGATGGTGCAATTGCTAACTATCTTTCTGCGTTGGGTGATGATTTAGATCACAAAGGACGGTCTGCTTATCCGGAAACACTACACCTTGCCTTTGAGAAGGTTCAAGAGATGCGTTACGGCGAGAACCCACACCAATCTGCAGCTTTCTATAAAGATATTCACCCAGTGGATGGCGCGCTTGCCAACTACAAGCAATTGCAAGGCAAAGAGCTTTCATATAACAACATTGCTGACGCTGACTCAGCCTGGGAGTGCGTTAAAAGCTTCACAGGCAATACTGGTGGCGCGGCAGCCTGCGTCATCATCAAGCATGCCAATCCTTGTGGCGTAGCCGTTGGTGCCACTCCACTCGAAGCTTACCAAAAGGCCTTCAAAACTGATCCAAGTTCAGCCTTTGGTGGAATCATTGCATTTAATGTACCGTGTGATGGCATTACTGCTGAAGCCATCTCCAAGCAATTTGTAGAAGTGCTTATTGCCCCTTGTTTTAGCGATGAGGCAAAGGCAATCTTTGCTGTAAAACACAATGTACGTCTACTAGAGATCCCGCTAGGCACCGCATTCAATCACTTTGATTTCAAACGCGTTGGTGGGGGCTTATTAGTGCAATCTCCAGATGCTAAAAATGTTCTTCAAAATGAAATGCGCGTTGTGAGTCAAAGACAGCCTACTCCAAGTGAGCTGAACGATATGATGTTCGCTTGGCGCGTTGCTAAGTTCGTCAAATCCAATGCGATCGTATATTGCGCCAATGGCATGACCCTTGGAATTGGCGCCGGCCAAATGAGTCGCGTTGACTCTGCACGCATAGCAAGCATTAAAGCGGAAAACGCAGGTCTAAGCCTTAAGGGCTCAGCAGTAGCGAGCGATGCCTTCTTCCCATTTCGCGATGGCTTAGATGTTGTAGTGAATGGTGGTGCAAGCTGCGCTATTCAGCCAGGCGGCAGTATGCGCGATGATGAAATTATTGCCGCAGCCAATGAGCACGGTATCGCTATGATCTTTACTGGCACACGTCACTTCCGTCACTAA
- the ruvC gene encoding crossover junction endodeoxyribonuclease RuvC has product MRWIGIDPGLRTTGFGVIDVDGQKLTYVASGTIESGDPAKGLPERLGVLFAGVKEVLDTYKPQSAAIEEVFLNVNPRSTLMLGQARGAVIAALVSAKLPVAEYSALRVKQSIVGTGRAAKPQVQEMVKRLLKLNRAPGPDASDALGVAICAAHHAQIPPAITAALTPKKRSK; this is encoded by the coding sequence ATGCGCTGGATAGGAATCGACCCTGGTTTACGCACTACTGGCTTTGGCGTGATTGATGTTGATGGTCAAAAACTCACTTATGTAGCTTCAGGCACAATTGAGAGCGGCGATCCAGCCAAAGGATTGCCGGAGCGACTTGGGGTACTCTTTGCTGGCGTTAAAGAAGTATTGGATACCTACAAACCTCAATCTGCTGCGATTGAAGAAGTTTTCTTGAATGTCAATCCGCGATCAACTCTGATGCTTGGTCAGGCTAGGGGTGCCGTGATTGCAGCGCTAGTATCTGCAAAACTGCCTGTTGCTGAATACAGCGCCTTAAGAGTAAAGCAATCCATTGTGGGGACGGGCCGGGCTGCCAAACCACAAGTTCAAGAGATGGTGAAGCGCTTACTCAAACTCAATCGCGCCCCAGGGCCAGATGCTTCTGATGCCTTAGGAGTTGCAATCTGCGCTGCGCATCATGCACAAATTCCGCCCGCAATTACTGCAGCTTTGACCCCTAAAAAACGTAGTAAATAA
- the ruvA gene encoding Holliday junction branch migration protein RuvA, producing the protein MIGRIQGILVSVHPPRLLVDCQGIGYEVDVPMSTLYQLPQAGQKITLLTHFQVREDAQQLFGFATETEREAFRQLIKISGVGSRTALAVLSGMSVNELAQAIALQEAGRLTQVPGIGKKTAERLCLELKGKLAPDLGITAGKPQALDANSEVLQALLALGYSEKEALLALKQIPPDTSVSDGIRIGLKYLSKT; encoded by the coding sequence ATGATTGGTCGCATTCAAGGAATCCTCGTTTCAGTTCATCCGCCCCGCCTATTGGTTGACTGCCAGGGTATTGGCTATGAAGTAGATGTGCCGATGAGCACCTTGTATCAATTACCCCAAGCAGGTCAAAAAATTACGCTTCTTACCCACTTTCAGGTGCGTGAAGATGCACAACAACTTTTTGGCTTCGCCACTGAAACCGAGCGGGAAGCATTTAGGCAGCTTATTAAAATTAGCGGTGTTGGTTCAAGAACCGCATTAGCAGTTCTATCTGGCATGAGTGTTAATGAGCTAGCTCAAGCAATTGCCCTTCAAGAGGCGGGGCGCCTCACTCAAGTACCCGGTATTGGTAAAAAAACTGCTGAGCGTCTGTGTCTTGAGCTCAAAGGAAAACTAGCCCCGGACCTTGGCATTACTGCTGGCAAACCTCAGGCATTGGATGCCAATAGCGAAGTCTTGCAAGCGCTCCTAGCTTTAGGCTACTCAGAAAAAGAAGCGCTCTTGGCACTTAAGCAGATCCCCCCAGACACCTCAGTTTCCGACGGCATTCGGATCGGCTTAAAATATTTATCTAAGACCTGA
- the ruvB gene encoding Holliday junction branch migration DNA helicase RuvB → MAIHTDDLSSIPEDLPEGSDRIVSGAAGNTEAVFERALRPKQLDEYVGQTKARAQLEIFISATRARQEALDHVLLFGPPGLGKTTLAHIIARELGVNLRQTSGPVLDRPGDLAALLTNLEANDVLFIDEIHRLSPIVEEILYPALEDYSLDIMIGEGPAARSVKIDLKPFTLIGATTRAGMLTNPLRDRFGIVARLEFYTTEELTKIINRSASLLKADIDPEGSVEIAKRARGTPRIANRLLRRVRDYAEVKGTGTITKAMADAALKMLDVDPSGFDVMDRKLLEAILHKFDGGPVGIDNLAAAIGEERDTIEDVLEPYLIQQGYLQRTSRGRVATRQAYEHFGLTPPSGSASLDI, encoded by the coding sequence ATGGCAATTCATACAGACGACCTCAGCTCTATTCCCGAAGATCTCCCAGAGGGCAGTGATCGTATTGTGAGCGGTGCCGCGGGAAACACTGAGGCCGTTTTTGAAAGAGCGCTTCGTCCAAAACAACTTGATGAGTATGTTGGTCAAACCAAAGCTCGCGCCCAGCTAGAAATATTTATTAGCGCTACGAGAGCGCGTCAAGAAGCATTGGATCATGTCCTCTTATTTGGGCCTCCAGGTCTTGGCAAAACTACCCTAGCCCACATCATTGCTAGAGAGCTTGGCGTCAACTTACGTCAAACCAGTGGTCCCGTATTGGATAGACCGGGAGACCTTGCAGCTTTGCTCACCAATTTAGAGGCAAATGATGTGCTCTTCATTGATGAGATTCATCGCCTCTCCCCAATCGTCGAAGAAATCCTTTACCCTGCGTTAGAAGATTACAGTCTAGACATCATGATTGGTGAAGGCCCTGCCGCACGCAGTGTCAAAATTGATCTGAAGCCTTTTACTTTAATTGGTGCAACGACCCGTGCTGGCATGCTCACCAACCCATTACGCGACCGCTTTGGTATTGTGGCAAGGCTTGAGTTCTACACCACTGAAGAACTCACCAAGATCATTAATCGCTCAGCGAGCCTGCTCAAAGCAGACATTGATCCAGAGGGCTCGGTAGAAATCGCCAAGCGTGCACGCGGCACTCCACGTATTGCAAATCGTTTACTACGCCGTGTCAGAGACTATGCAGAAGTAAAAGGTACAGGAACGATTACGAAGGCAATGGCTGATGCTGCATTGAAGATGCTAGATGTTGATCCAAGCGGCTTTGATGTGATGGACAGAAAATTGCTTGAAGCCATCTTGCACAAATTTGATGGTGGTCCCGTTGGGATTGATAACTTGGCTGCTGCGATTGGTGAAGAGCGGGACACCATTGAAGATGTGCTAGAGCCCTATCTGATTCAGCAAGGCTACTTACAGAGAACCTCGCGTGGCCGAGTAGCGACACGTCAGGCCTATGAGCACTTTGGCTTAACGCCGCCCAGCGGCAGCGCTAGCCTAGATATTTAA
- the tyrS gene encoding tyrosine--tRNA ligase, with protein MTAKPEQKYPLTPEVFEALEVTKRGCDELLVEADWVQKLARSQATKIPLRIKLGLDPTAPDIHLGHTVVLNKLRQLQDLGHTVIFLIGDFTSMIGDPSGRNATRPPLSAEEIAVNAETYYRQASMVLDPAKTEVRYNSEWCDPLGARGMIQLAAKHTVARMLERDDFTKRYRNGVPISIHEFLYPLIQGYDSVALKSDLELGGTDQKFNLLVGRELQREYGQEPQCILTMPLLVGLDGVEKMSKSKGNYIGISEPAGEMFGKLLSISDDLMWDYFTLLSFRPMSEIDLMKQEVATGRNPKDCKVLLAQEIVARFHSQAAAEKALEDFNHRAKGGLPDDIPEVNLTGTPMAIANLLKAAGLAPSTSEANRNIEQGGVKIDGATVADKQLKIEAGTYVVQVGKRKFAKVTLA; from the coding sequence ATGACGGCTAAACCAGAACAAAAATATCCTTTGACCCCTGAAGTCTTTGAGGCCCTTGAAGTCACCAAGCGTGGCTGTGATGAGCTATTGGTTGAGGCCGATTGGGTCCAGAAGTTGGCTCGTAGCCAGGCTACCAAGATCCCACTCAGAATTAAGTTGGGGTTAGATCCTACTGCGCCAGATATTCATTTGGGCCATACGGTTGTTTTAAATAAATTACGTCAACTACAAGATTTAGGGCATACAGTCATTTTCTTGATTGGTGACTTCACCAGTATGATTGGCGATCCATCTGGACGTAATGCTACTCGCCCACCATTGTCTGCGGAAGAGATCGCGGTCAATGCAGAAACTTACTATCGTCAGGCAAGCATGGTGCTTGATCCTGCGAAGACAGAGGTACGTTACAACAGTGAATGGTGTGATCCATTAGGCGCACGCGGCATGATCCAGTTGGCTGCCAAACATACAGTTGCTCGCATGCTAGAGCGTGATGACTTTACTAAGCGCTATCGCAACGGTGTACCTATTTCTATTCATGAATTTTTGTATCCATTAATACAGGGTTACGACTCTGTCGCACTCAAGAGTGATTTAGAGCTTGGCGGTACTGACCAAAAATTTAATCTCTTGGTTGGACGTGAACTCCAGCGTGAATATGGACAAGAGCCTCAGTGTATTTTGACGATGCCTCTCTTGGTTGGGCTGGATGGCGTTGAGAAGATGAGTAAGTCTAAAGGTAATTACATTGGCATTAGCGAACCTGCTGGAGAGATGTTCGGAAAACTCCTGAGTATCTCTGATGACTTGATGTGGGATTACTTCACATTATTGTCGTTTAGACCAATGTCAGAAATTGATTTGATGAAACAAGAAGTTGCTACTGGTCGTAATCCAAAAGACTGCAAAGTGCTTCTCGCACAAGAAATCGTGGCGCGTTTTCATTCTCAGGCTGCGGCAGAAAAGGCATTAGAAGACTTTAATCATCGCGCTAAGGGCGGTTTACCTGACGATATTCCGGAAGTAAATCTCACTGGCACCCCTATGGCGATTGCAAATCTATTAAAGGCTGCAGGACTGGCGCCATCTACTTCAGAAGCCAATCGTAATATTGAGCAAGGTGGGGTGAAGATTGACGGCGCAACGGTTGCTGATAAGCAGTTAAAGATTGAGGCTGGAACTTATGTTGTGCAGGTAGGCAAACGCAAGTTTGCGAAAGTGACACTAGCTTAA
- a CDS encoding anhydro-N-acetylmuramic acid kinase produces the protein MNKLHSLYIGLMSGTSLDGIDAVLAKIESNGETSIQAAFITPFSPELRKTLFELQSPGSNELHREKQAGNALAMAYAEAVNQLLKKVDLQASDIAAIGAHGQTIRHQPHLGDMAYTHQTLNPALLAEKSGIDVIADFRSRDLAAGGHGAPLVPAFHAQQFSSAENLAVLNIGGIANLTLLPKNGEVTGFDCGPGNMLMDAWIREHQGNAFDENGNWALQGEANEILLTKMLADPFFGKSPPKSTGRDDFHLDWLHGKIGRDNHHAEDVQATLLHLTAHSALEALVRHAPQTQKLIVCGGGARNNALINLLKIKAQHFFTVPLEIVTSDAVGIDPQLVEGLAFAWLAWAHKEKRPANLPAVTGAKGPRILGACYPA, from the coding sequence ATGAACAAACTGCATTCCCTCTACATTGGCCTCATGTCTGGAACCAGCCTAGATGGGATCGATGCCGTTCTAGCCAAGATCGAATCCAACGGAGAAACGAGCATCCAAGCAGCCTTCATTACCCCTTTTAGTCCAGAGTTACGTAAAACCCTGTTTGAGCTTCAAAGCCCCGGTAGCAATGAGCTCCACCGGGAGAAGCAAGCAGGGAACGCCTTAGCCATGGCCTATGCAGAGGCAGTGAACCAGCTATTAAAAAAAGTGGATTTGCAGGCCTCAGATATTGCTGCAATTGGTGCCCATGGACAAACGATTCGCCACCAACCTCACCTTGGGGATATGGCCTATACCCATCAGACTCTCAATCCAGCGCTCTTGGCAGAAAAGTCTGGCATTGATGTCATTGCTGACTTTAGAAGTCGCGACCTCGCAGCAGGTGGTCATGGCGCGCCTTTGGTCCCAGCCTTTCATGCGCAGCAATTTTCTTCAGCAGAAAATTTAGCAGTACTCAATATCGGCGGCATCGCCAATCTCACGCTACTTCCAAAGAATGGCGAAGTGACTGGCTTTGATTGTGGCCCAGGAAATATGTTGATGGATGCTTGGATACGTGAGCATCAAGGAAATGCATTTGATGAAAATGGTAACTGGGCACTGCAAGGCGAAGCAAATGAAATATTACTTACAAAGATGTTGGCTGACCCTTTCTTTGGAAAATCTCCGCCCAAGAGCACTGGGCGAGACGATTTTCATCTTGACTGGCTACATGGGAAAATTGGCCGAGATAATCATCATGCTGAAGATGTACAAGCAACACTTTTACACCTAACAGCTCACTCGGCACTAGAGGCTTTAGTCCGTCATGCCCCGCAAACCCAGAAGCTAATTGTCTGCGGAGGCGGCGCCAGAAATAACGCCTTAATAAATTTACTTAAAATTAAAGCGCAGCACTTCTTTACAGTGCCTTTAGAAATTGTCACAAGTGATGCTGTTGGGATTGACCCACAACTCGTTGAAGGTCTTGCTTTTGCATGGCTTGCGTGGGCCCATAAAGAAAAACGGCCAGCAAATTTGCCAGCCGTTACAGGAGCGAAGGGCCCTAGAATTCTAGGTGCTTGCTATCCTGCGTAA
- the erpA gene encoding iron-sulfur cluster insertion protein ErpA, translating into MTELATQPVQDLSEPPTPLVFTDSAAAKVADLIAEEGNPELKLRVFVQGGGCSGFQYGFTFDDAVNEDDTLFEKNGVTLLVDSMSFQYLVGAEIDYKEDINGSQFVIKNPNAQTTCGCGSSFSA; encoded by the coding sequence ATGACTGAATTAGCTACGCAACCCGTACAAGATCTATCAGAGCCACCAACCCCTTTGGTGTTCACGGATAGTGCCGCTGCAAAAGTGGCAGACTTGATTGCTGAAGAAGGCAACCCTGAATTAAAACTGCGCGTGTTTGTTCAAGGTGGCGGTTGCTCTGGTTTTCAATACGGCTTCACATTTGATGACGCTGTGAATGAAGACGACACCTTGTTTGAAAAAAATGGCGTAACTCTTTTGGTTGACTCCATGAGCTTCCAATATTTAGTTGGCGCTGAGATTGATTACAAAGAAGATATCAACGGTTCGCAGTTTGTGATTAAGAATCCAAATGCTCAAACCACTTGCGGCTGCGGATCCTCTTTCTCTGCCTAA
- the argC gene encoding N-acetyl-gamma-glutamyl-phosphate reductase: MIKVGIVGGTGYTGVELLRLLAQHPEVKIVAITSRTEAGMPVADMFPSLRGRVDLKFTTPDEAKLNECDVVFFATPHGVAMAQAKELLANNVKILDLAADFRLKDVKEFANWYGMEHSCPDILAEAVYGLAEINREAIKKARVVGLAGCYPTSVQLGLAPLLSPKSTGGKHLIDGTHIISDSKSGTSGAGRKAEIGTLLSESSDNFKAYGVKGHRHLPEIVQGLKAIAGHDEIGLTFVPHLTPMIRGIHSTLYVRLTEAGKGVDYQNLYETFYKDEPFVDVMPAGSHPETRSVRGSNGIRIAIHRPGGGDTLVILVVEDNLVKGASGQGVQCMNLMFGLPETTGLTQIAVSP; the protein is encoded by the coding sequence ATGATTAAAGTTGGCATCGTTGGTGGCACTGGATATACCGGAGTGGAGTTATTGCGTTTATTGGCGCAACATCCTGAGGTAAAAATTGTGGCTATTACATCTCGCACAGAAGCTGGTATGCCAGTTGCTGATATGTTTCCATCTTTGCGTGGGCGGGTTGATCTGAAATTTACAACTCCAGACGAAGCTAAATTAAACGAGTGTGATGTTGTGTTCTTTGCGACACCACATGGTGTTGCCATGGCGCAAGCAAAAGAATTGCTGGCTAACAATGTCAAGATCTTGGACCTTGCTGCAGACTTTAGATTGAAGGATGTCAAAGAGTTTGCCAACTGGTATGGCATGGAACATAGCTGCCCAGATATTTTGGCTGAAGCCGTTTATGGTTTGGCTGAAATTAATCGTGAAGCAATTAAAAAAGCACGTGTGGTGGGATTAGCTGGTTGCTACCCAACCTCAGTGCAGCTTGGTCTTGCACCACTACTCTCACCGAAATCTACAGGCGGAAAGCACTTGATCGATGGCACCCACATCATCTCTGATTCCAAATCAGGCACTTCTGGTGCTGGACGTAAGGCGGAGATTGGTACGCTGCTTTCAGAATCAAGCGATAACTTTAAGGCCTATGGCGTTAAAGGCCATCGTCACCTTCCGGAGATTGTGCAGGGCTTAAAGGCAATTGCTGGCCATGACGAAATTGGTCTGACATTTGTGCCACACCTAACCCCAATGATCAGGGGTATTCATTCAACTTTGTATGTACGTTTGACTGAGGCAGGCAAGGGCGTGGACTACCAAAATCTCTATGAAACCTTCTATAAAGATGAGCCTTTTGTGGATGTCATGCCCGCTGGCAGCCATCCAGAAACACGTTCTGTACGTGGTAGCAATGGCATTCGGATCGCTATTCATCGTCCTGGTGGCGGTGATACTTTGGTGATTTTGGTGGTGGAAGACAATTTAGTGAAAGGTGCTTCTGGCCAGGGCGTGCAGTGCATGAACCTCATGTTTGGCTTGCCTGAGACAACGGGTTTGACCCAGATTGCGGTTTCACCATAA
- the rpsI gene encoding 30S ribosomal protein S9, with the protein MAINYGNWNYGTGRRKSSVARVFIKSGKGEIIVNGKPIDAYFARETSRMIARQPLALTAHLTTFDIKVNVSGGGETGQAGAVRHGVTRALIDYDNALKPTLSKAGLVTRDAREVERKKVGLHGARRRKQFSKR; encoded by the coding sequence ATGGCTATTAATTACGGAAATTGGAATTACGGTACTGGTCGTCGCAAGAGTTCTGTGGCGCGTGTATTTATTAAATCTGGCAAAGGCGAAATCATTGTTAATGGTAAGCCTATCGATGCGTATTTTGCTCGTGAAACATCACGGATGATTGCTCGTCAGCCTTTGGCTCTTACAGCACACCTAACAACCTTTGATATTAAAGTGAACGTATCTGGTGGCGGTGAAACTGGCCAAGCTGGTGCGGTTCGTCACGGTGTGACTCGTGCATTGATCGACTACGACAACGCTTTGAAGCCAACTCTGTCTAAAGCAGGTTTGGTAACCCGCGATGCTCGTGAGGTTGAGCGTAAAAAAGTTGGTCTGCATGGCGCACGTCGTCGTAAGCAGTTCAGCAAGCGCTAA
- the rplM gene encoding 50S ribosomal protein L13, translated as MKTFSAKSHEVVHEWFVIDATDKVLGRVASEVAHRLRGKHKPEYTPHVDTGDFIVVINSSKLRVTGTKGLNKIYYRHSGYPGGISSTNFDKMQDRFPGRALEKAVKGMLPKGPLGYAMIKKLKVYGDATHPHAAQQPKALEI; from the coding sequence ATGAAAACTTTTTCTGCAAAATCCCATGAGGTAGTGCATGAATGGTTCGTGATTGACGCTACGGACAAAGTCCTCGGTCGTGTCGCCAGTGAAGTGGCACACCGTCTACGCGGCAAACACAAGCCTGAATACACCCCACACGTTGATACTGGCGACTTTATTGTTGTCATTAATTCTTCTAAGCTGCGTGTCACAGGCACAAAAGGCTTGAACAAGATCTATTACCGTCACAGCGGATACCCAGGCGGTATTAGCTCGACCAACTTCGATAAGATGCAAGACCGTTTCCCAGGCCGTGCTTTGGAGAAGGCTGTGAAAGGTATGTTGCCAAAAGGCCCACTAGGCTATGCCATGATCAAGAAATTGAAAGTTTATGGCGACGCTACTCATCCGCATGCGGCTCAACAGCCAAAAGCGCTAGAGATTTAA
- a CDS encoding OsmC family protein — MECRVSWLGNSGMAFSAETGSGHLLNMDGAPEAGGRNLAPRPMELLLAGTGGCSAFDVVLILQRARQAISACDVTLQAERATEDPKVFTKINLHFIVKGKDLDQAKVDRAVKLSHEKYCSATAMLAKTAELTYSIEVISE, encoded by the coding sequence ATGGAATGTCGAGTATCTTGGCTAGGTAACAGCGGGATGGCTTTTTCTGCAGAAACCGGCAGTGGTCACTTGTTAAATATGGATGGCGCCCCTGAGGCGGGAGGCAGAAATCTAGCTCCTCGGCCAATGGAGCTGCTTTTGGCTGGTACAGGGGGTTGCTCTGCGTTTGATGTGGTTTTAATCCTACAAAGAGCTCGTCAGGCTATTAGCGCCTGCGATGTCACCCTTCAGGCTGAACGGGCTACAGAAGACCCCAAAGTCTTCACTAAGATCAATTTGCACTTCATAGTTAAAGGCAAGGATCTTGACCAGGCCAAAGTGGATCGAGCCGTCAAACTGTCGCATGAAAAATATTGCTCTGCCACCGCGATGTTGGCAAAAACAGCTGAATTAACTTACAGCATCGAAGTCATTTCAGAATAA
- the pyrC gene encoding dihydroorotase, protein MPNSPTQIQLIQPDDWHLHIRDGEVMKDVLVDTARQFARAIIMPNLKPPVTTVDLANAYRDRIESSLKSLGVSSFTPLMTLYLTDNTSPDEVRKARVEGIAGFKLYPAGATTNSDAGVSDIKRCYKVLEAMQAVGMPLLVHGEVTSSEIDIFDREAVFIDTVLEPLRKDFPALKIVFEHITTKQAAHYVRDASVPGNTLAATITPQHLLMNRNAIFAGGIRPHNYCLPVLKREEHRVALLDAATSASPRFFLGTDSAPHAKGAKEAACGCAGCYSAFNALGLYAEAFESVGKLDKLEGFASFFGPDFYTLPRNSKKITLTKQAHSIPAELPLGAETIVPLRAGETIAWSLA, encoded by the coding sequence ATGCCTAACAGCCCTACTCAAATTCAACTGATTCAGCCTGACGATTGGCATTTGCACATTCGTGATGGTGAAGTCATGAAAGATGTTTTGGTTGATACTGCGCGCCAGTTTGCGCGCGCGATCATCATGCCGAATTTAAAGCCACCCGTCACTACCGTAGACTTGGCTAATGCTTATCGCGATCGGATTGAATCTAGTCTGAAATCTTTAGGCGTTAGCAGCTTTACTCCGTTGATGACTTTGTATCTCACGGATAATACTTCGCCTGACGAAGTGCGCAAAGCTAGAGTAGAAGGTATTGCTGGTTTTAAGTTGTATCCTGCAGGCGCTACCACCAATAGTGATGCGGGGGTTAGCGATATCAAGCGCTGCTATAAAGTTTTGGAGGCAATGCAAGCAGTGGGTATGCCGCTTTTAGTCCACGGTGAAGTGACGAGTTCCGAGATCGATATCTTCGACCGTGAAGCAGTCTTCATTGACACAGTGCTTGAACCATTGCGCAAAGATTTTCCGGCACTCAAAATAGTGTTTGAACACATTACAACTAAACAAGCTGCGCATTATGTGCGCGATGCTTCAGTTCCTGGTAATACTTTGGCAGCTACAATTACTCCACAGCATTTACTCATGAATCGCAATGCGATTTTTGCTGGCGGCATTCGTCCTCACAATTATTGTTTGCCAGTGCTTAAGCGTGAAGAGCATCGTGTAGCATTATTAGATGCCGCTACTAGTGCTAGCCCGCGTTTCTTCTTGGGTACCGATAGTGCTCCACATGCTAAGGGTGCCAAAGAAGCAGCCTGTGGTTGTGCTGGTTGCTATAGCGCATTCAATGCCCTCGGCTTATACGCTGAAGCATTCGAGAGTGTTGGCAAGTTGGATAAATTAGAAGGCTTTGCAAGCTTTTTTGGCCCCGATTTTTATACTTTGCCCCGTAATAGCAAAAAAATTACACTCACCAAACAAGCGCACAGTATTCCTGCTGAGTTGCCGTTAGGTGCTGAAACTATTGTTCCGCTGCGCGCTGGCGAAACCATTGCTTGGTCGTTAGCCTAA